The Fusobacterium varium genome has a window encoding:
- a CDS encoding ABC transporter substrate-binding protein, whose amino-acid sequence MKKMLLLLLGISMIAFGKEKSDIKIGVTQIMEHQSLDSARKGFIKALEKEGYGEKNIEYQNAQGDFGTAQIIANSFKNDNKDLILAISTPSAQAAYNATKEIPIIITAVTDAKSSGLVGENITGTSDAAPIYKQLEVAKKLLPQIKKVGVIYNTSEQNSQIQVEQVKEEGKKLGLEVVEAGITNVTDMAIGLDTLLPKVDILYTPTDNLVVSATPLVLEKANKAGKPVIGSVEDQVAQGALVTQGIDYEKLGYQTGEIAIRVLNGEKPNSIAIETLKETTLIINKKAAEKYNINMSNEILKDAKVY is encoded by the coding sequence ATGAAAAAAATGTTACTACTATTATTAGGGATATCAATGATAGCTTTTGGGAAAGAGAAATCAGATATAAAAATTGGAGTTACTCAAATTATGGAGCATCAATCTTTAGATTCAGCTAGAAAAGGCTTTATAAAGGCATTGGAAAAAGAGGGATATGGTGAGAAAAATATAGAGTATCAAAATGCACAAGGAGATTTTGGAACAGCACAGATAATAGCAAACTCTTTTAAAAATGATAATAAAGATCTTATACTAGCAATATCAACACCAAGTGCTCAAGCAGCATACAATGCAACTAAAGAGATACCAATTATTATAACAGCTGTAACAGATGCAAAGAGTTCAGGGCTTGTAGGAGAGAATATCACAGGAACAAGTGATGCAGCTCCAATATATAAACAATTGGAAGTGGCTAAAAAACTTCTTCCACAAATAAAAAAAGTTGGAGTTATCTATAATACAAGTGAACAAAACTCTCAAATACAAGTGGAACAAGTGAAAGAGGAAGGTAAAAAATTAGGATTAGAAGTTGTAGAAGCAGGAATTACAAATGTTACAGATATGGCAATAGGGCTTGATACACTTCTACCAAAGGTTGATATATTATACACTCCAACAGATAATTTAGTTGTATCAGCAACACCGTTAGTTCTTGAGAAAGCTAACAAAGCAGGAAAACCAGTTATAGGATCAGTTGAAGATCAAGTTGCTCAAGGGGCATTAGTAACACAAGGAATAGATTATGAAAAACTTGGATATCAAACAGGAGAGATTGCTATAAGAGTTTTAAATGGAGAGAAACCAAATTCAATAGCAATTGAAACTTTAAAAGAAACAACATTGATTATAAATAAAAAAGCAGCAGAAAAATATAATATTAATATGTCAAATGAAATCTTAAAGGATGCAAAGGTATATTAA
- a CDS encoding ABC transporter permease, with protein MLLGTLEQSFIFAIMVLGVYLSYKILDFPDMTVDGSFPLGGAVASAILIKGGNPILALVVATICGALAGLITGMIHVKLKVTNLLAGIIVMTGLYSVNLRIMGKSNIPLFSVKHLFNGNMIPIVTLVILLILAKITIDYLLKTKFGFALKALGDNETLVISLGIDEKKLKIYGLMIANSFVALSGAILAQYQGFADVGMGTGTIITGLASIIIGEAIFKKRSFISMSITVILGTIIYRTIIAMSLKLGMNASDLKLITSILVVGIIFLKQKKSLLGRGGKKYA; from the coding sequence ATGTTATTAGGAACATTAGAACAGAGTTTTATATTTGCAATAATGGTATTAGGAGTATATTTATCATATAAGATATTAGATTTTCCAGATATGACTGTAGATGGTAGCTTTCCATTGGGAGGAGCAGTAGCTTCAGCAATATTGATAAAAGGGGGAAACCCAATATTAGCTTTAGTAGTAGCAACTATATGTGGGGCTCTAGCAGGACTAATTACAGGAATGATTCACGTTAAATTAAAAGTTACAAATCTATTAGCAGGAATCATTGTAATGACTGGATTATATAGTGTAAATTTAAGAATTATGGGAAAATCAAATATACCACTATTTTCAGTAAAACATCTGTTCAATGGAAACATGATCCCAATAGTTACTTTAGTTATTCTTCTTATCCTAGCTAAAATAACAATTGACTATCTTTTAAAAACAAAGTTTGGTTTTGCATTAAAAGCTTTAGGAGATAATGAGACTTTAGTAATATCTCTAGGAATAGATGAAAAAAAATTGAAAATATATGGATTGATGATAGCAAATAGCTTTGTAGCACTATCAGGAGCTATATTAGCACAATATCAAGGGTTTGCCGATGTTGGAATGGGAACAGGAACTATTATTACTGGGTTAGCTTCAATAATAATAGGAGAGGCAATATTTAAGAAAAGATCATTTATCAGTATGTCAATAACAGTTATTTTAGGAACTATTATTTATAGAACAATAATTGCAATGTCTTTAAAATTAGGTATGAATGCAAGTGATTTGAAACTTATTACATCAATTTTAGTTGTTGGAATTATATTCTTAAAACAGAAGAAAAGTTTATTAGGAAGAGGAGGAAAAAAATATGCTTAG
- a CDS encoding ABC transporter ATP-binding protein produces the protein MLRIDNITKSFENELGEVKNVFNGLNLNIEQGDFISIIGSNGAGKSTLLDTITGNITPDSGKINIDGKDITDMPKHKRGSFISKVYQNPSVGTAPSMTVFENLSMADNKGKTFGFSLGLNKKRKEYYRSLLKELGLGIENQMDTEVKSLSGGQRQCLALIMATLNKPKVLLLDEHTAALDPKTSKIIMNKTREIVEKNRISTLMITHNLQDAINYGNRLIMLHNGEILLDVKGEEKRELTPEKLLKVFNREEIKIKDSELFSA, from the coding sequence ATGCTTAGAATAGATAATATAACAAAGAGCTTTGAAAATGAATTAGGAGAGGTAAAAAACGTTTTTAATGGATTAAACTTAAATATAGAACAGGGAGATTTTATCTCTATAATTGGAAGTAATGGAGCTGGAAAATCAACTCTTCTTGATACAATAACAGGTAATATAACCCCAGATAGTGGAAAAATAAATATTGATGGGAAGGATATTACAGATATGCCAAAACATAAGAGAGGGAGCTTTATATCTAAAGTATATCAAAATCCTTCAGTGGGAACAGCTCCTTCAATGACAGTATTTGAAAATCTTTCTATGGCAGATAATAAGGGTAAAACTTTTGGTTTCTCTCTAGGATTAAATAAAAAAAGAAAAGAGTATTACAGATCTCTTTTAAAAGAACTAGGTTTAGGAATAGAAAATCAAATGGATACTGAGGTAAAATCTCTTTCTGGAGGGCAAAGACAATGTTTAGCTTTAATAATGGCTACTTTAAATAAACCAAAAGTACTACTATTAGATGAACATACAGCAGCTTTAGATCCTAAAACATCTAAGATAATTATGAATAAGACTAGAGAGATTGTAGAAAAAAATAGAATTTCAACTCTTATGATAACTCATAACCTTCAAGATGCTATAAATTATGGAAATAGATTGATAATGTTACATAATGGAGAGATCTTATTAGATGTAAAGGGAGAGGAGAAAAGAGAGCTTACACCAGAAAAACTTTTAAAAGTATTTAATAGAGAGGAGATAAAAATAAAAGATAGTGAGTTATTCTCTGCATAA
- a CDS encoding WYL domain-containing protein yields the protein MKKIRVTVPEDIWRLMKNDVEEFGINNNKLCNYILERFKYNKKMDAEKLLETQGRPVKKIIQFDLNVSNREIYYDVLKANEVDVEAEYFRELFELYTSKFKYQRELFIFEDRVKMILEGIKEKKKIKIKYLSRVFNVEPYFIKREERGDENFLFCYDEEKKNYANFKLKELEIISILDEKIKGKDKKFIENMRKNFDPFFGNGNIVKVRLTEEGESLLKSFTNYRPKLLKKEGHIYFFEVANENAKIYFRQFSKEAEILEPKKLREEIRAEYLEILELYKD from the coding sequence ATGAAAAAGATTAGAGTGACAGTACCAGAAGATATTTGGCGTCTTATGAAAAATGATGTTGAAGAATTTGGAATAAATAATAATAAACTTTGCAACTATATCCTTGAAAGATTTAAATATAATAAAAAAATGGATGCAGAAAAATTGTTGGAAACTCAAGGGAGACCAGTAAAAAAGATTATACAATTTGATTTGAATGTTTCTAATAGAGAGATATATTATGATGTTTTAAAGGCTAATGAGGTAGATGTAGAAGCAGAGTATTTTAGAGAGTTATTTGAGCTGTATACTTCAAAATTTAAATATCAGAGAGAACTTTTTATTTTTGAAGATAGAGTGAAGATGATTTTAGAGGGAATAAAAGAGAAAAAGAAGATAAAAATAAAATATCTGAGCAGAGTTTTTAATGTTGAACCTTATTTTATAAAAAGAGAGGAGAGAGGGGATGAAAACTTTCTTTTCTGTTATGATGAGGAGAAGAAAAACTATGCTAACTTTAAATTGAAAGAGCTTGAGATAATTTCTATCCTTGATGAAAAGATAAAAGGTAAGGATAAGAAATTTATTGAAAATATGCGTAAGAATTTTGACCCATTTTTTGGTAATGGAAATATAGTTAAAGTTAGACTTACAGAAGAGGGAGAGAGTCTTTTGAAAAGTTTTACTAACTATCGTCCAAAGTTGTTAAAAAAAGAGGGACATATCTATTTCTTTGAAGTAGCTAATGAAAATGCCAAAATCTATTTTAGACAATTTTCTAAAGAGGCAGAGATATTAGAGCCTAAAAAACTTCGTGAAGAGATAAGAGCTGAGTATCTTGAGATATTAGAGTTATATAAAGATTAA
- a CDS encoding FeoA domain-containing protein, whose protein sequence is MLPLAFAELNKEVTIKDIRGTGCCKGQLLEKGFCIGKKLCVLKDGNGGVVVKMNNCKYALNFGLASKIIVDI, encoded by the coding sequence ATGTTACCATTAGCTTTTGCAGAACTAAATAAAGAAGTTACTATAAAAGATATAAGAGGAACAGGTTGTTGTAAGGGGCAATTGTTGGAAAAGGGCTTTTGTATAGGTAAAAAGCTTTGTGTATTAAAAGATGGAAATGGTGGAGTTGTTGTTAAGATGAACAACTGTAAGTATGCTTTGAATTTTGGTTTGGCATCTAAGATAATAGTTGATATATAA
- a CDS encoding ferrous iron transport protein A encodes MKLCDLKNGERAKIVKIGRIGELKKRLVDMGVTAGEIIKLERNAPLGDPQEYIVKATGIAIRKEDAKNIEVEKIEG; translated from the coding sequence ATGAAACTATGTGATTTAAAGAATGGAGAGAGAGCAAAAATAGTTAAAATTGGGAGAATAGGGGAACTGAAAAAAAGATTGGTAGATATGGGAGTAACTGCTGGAGAGATTATTAAATTAGAGAGAAATGCACCTTTAGGAGATCCACAAGAGTATATAGTAAAAGCTACAGGAATAGCAATAAGAAAAGAAGATGCTAAAAATATTGAAGTTGAGAAAATAGAAGGGTAG
- the feoB gene encoding ferrous iron transport protein B, producing MIKIAFAGNPNVGKSALINAIAGSKLKVGNWPGVTVEKKEAVFIHKGEEIKLVDLPGVYSLSPYTLEEKITRDFILEENPDVVVNVIDSTNLERNLYLTFLLKELEKPMIMALNFYDEFAKLKYKLNMKEFQDMIEIPAIPVSALKGTGIEELLDSIITMSKNKEKGKKYSLPFDKNILSIIHEVEYKILTNEKLLPATKEYSKEFLAIKFLERDSHIIEKIKNKYGVDVTNLFNEEIEKLENKYDNDSETILAEGRYGTVNGILARTFTTSIKSRLDFTDKVDKILLNRVLGLPLFFLIMAGVMAFVFNGSAPFIDWVDGFFADFVGKYVGMLVEGTPDWLSSLIIDGIVGGVGGVLTFVPVMVFLYFFLAILEESGYMSRVAFLMDKIMRKLGLNGKSFVPMVVGFGCTVPAIYATRTLEDESSRKLTAAMSPFMSCGARLPVYGLFTAAFFGAKAGLVVVSIYIFGIVVAILVGLGLKNIKGFKSENKALLIELPPYRIPSLKVILNSTWLRVFDYIKRAGTVILGIMMILWALTYFPNNGDSNSSYIAKFGHTFAPIMKPTGFGDRWETVAAIPPSIAAKEVVVGFLAQALPLAEEAEAEEEVAETTFGEDLMEQVKGFGGAVKDSVVGMLSLDVEGLFTTPDAEEIEEEGRGIVQATANLWPNDDLAPLRAYSFMVFILLVVPCVATLGAIKHEFGWRYLGFVVSIMLVVPYVASTLVFQIGKLFF from the coding sequence ATGATAAAAATAGCATTTGCAGGGAACCCAAATGTTGGAAAATCTGCTTTAATTAATGCAATTGCAGGATCAAAATTAAAAGTTGGAAACTGGCCTGGGGTAACAGTTGAAAAGAAAGAGGCAGTTTTTATTCACAAAGGTGAAGAGATAAAATTAGTGGATCTGCCAGGGGTATACAGTCTTAGTCCATATACTTTAGAGGAAAAGATAACTAGAGATTTTATCTTAGAAGAAAATCCAGATGTTGTAGTAAATGTTATAGACTCTACAAACCTTGAGAGAAATCTATATCTTACATTCCTATTAAAAGAGTTAGAAAAGCCAATGATAATGGCACTAAACTTTTATGATGAATTTGCAAAATTAAAATATAAATTAAATATGAAAGAGTTTCAAGATATGATTGAGATTCCAGCAATCCCAGTATCAGCATTAAAGGGAACTGGAATAGAAGAACTTTTAGACTCAATTATAACTATGTCTAAAAACAAAGAGAAGGGTAAAAAATATTCACTACCTTTTGATAAAAATATTTTATCTATAATACATGAGGTAGAATACAAGATTTTAACTAATGAAAAACTTTTACCAGCAACTAAAGAGTACTCTAAAGAGTTTTTAGCAATTAAATTTTTAGAGAGAGATAGTCACATAATTGAAAAGATAAAAAACAAGTATGGAGTAGATGTTACAAATCTATTTAATGAAGAGATTGAAAAATTAGAAAATAAATATGATAATGATAGTGAAACAATACTTGCAGAGGGAAGATATGGAACAGTAAATGGAATTCTTGCTAGAACTTTCACTACTTCAATAAAATCAAGATTAGATTTTACAGATAAAGTAGATAAGATTCTTTTAAATAGAGTTCTAGGATTACCACTATTCTTCTTAATAATGGCAGGGGTAATGGCATTTGTATTTAATGGAAGTGCTCCATTTATAGATTGGGTAGATGGGTTCTTTGCTGATTTTGTAGGTAAATATGTAGGTATGCTTGTAGAGGGAACTCCAGATTGGTTAAGTTCATTGATAATAGATGGAATAGTAGGAGGAGTAGGAGGAGTTCTTACTTTCGTCCCTGTTATGGTATTCCTATATTTCTTCTTAGCTATTTTAGAAGAAAGTGGATATATGTCTAGGGTAGCATTTTTAATGGATAAGATAATGAGAAAATTGGGACTTAATGGTAAATCGTTTGTTCCAATGGTAGTTGGATTTGGATGTACAGTTCCAGCTATCTATGCAACAAGAACATTAGAAGATGAAAGCTCAAGAAAATTAACAGCAGCTATGTCTCCATTTATGTCATGTGGAGCTAGATTACCAGTGTATGGATTATTTACAGCAGCATTCTTTGGAGCTAAAGCTGGATTAGTAGTTGTTTCAATATATATATTTGGAATAGTTGTAGCTATATTAGTAGGACTTGGATTAAAAAATATAAAAGGATTTAAATCTGAAAATAAAGCTTTATTAATAGAGTTACCGCCATATAGAATCCCAAGTTTAAAAGTAATTTTAAACTCAACTTGGTTAAGAGTATTTGATTATATTAAGAGAGCAGGAACTGTAATTTTAGGAATAATGATGATATTATGGGCTCTTACATATTTCCCTAATAATGGAGATTCAAACTCATCATATATAGCTAAATTTGGGCATACATTTGCACCTATTATGAAACCAACAGGATTTGGAGATAGATGGGAAACTGTAGCAGCAATTCCACCAAGTATAGCAGCTAAAGAGGTAGTTGTAGGATTCTTAGCTCAAGCTCTTCCATTAGCTGAAGAGGCTGAGGCAGAAGAGGAAGTAGCAGAAACTACTTTTGGTGAAGATTTAATGGAACAAGTAAAAGGATTTGGAGGAGCTGTAAAAGATTCAGTAGTAGGAATGTTAAGTCTTGATGTAGAGGGATTATTTACTACTCCAGATGCAGAGGAGATTGAAGAAGAGGGAAGAGGAATAGTACAGGCTACAGCTAATCTATGGCCAAATGATGATTTAGCACCATTGAGAGCATATTCATTTATGGTATTTATACTATTAGTAGTGCCATGTGTTGCAACATTAGGAGCTATAAAACATGAATTTGGATGGAGATATTTAGGATTTGTAGTAAGTATAATGCTAGTAGTACCATATGTAGCATCTACTTTAGTATTCCAAATTGGAAAATTGTTCTTTTAA
- a CDS encoding FeoB-associated Cys-rich membrane protein gives MKTIILIAIVAVIAFFALRSVYRMLTAKEGGCSCSCGSCKASGKCPTHKS, from the coding sequence ATGAAAACAATTATTTTAATAGCGATAGTAGCAGTTATAGCATTCTTTGCTTTAAGAAGTGTGTATAGAATGTTGACAGCTAAAGAGGGTGGATGTAGTTGTAGCTGTGGAAGTTGTAAAGCTTCTGGCAAATGTCCAACTCACAAATCTTAA